In Geobacter anodireducens, a genomic segment contains:
- a CDS encoding cytochrome C biogenesis protein ResC, which yields MADQASVYVAMNWLAVCCYVAATVLNASGIIFRKAVVERRSYWPLWLGLALHSASLVYWWRVVGHGPYMAPSEVLLSDAWIAMVLFLGFQRAFPRIRPASLIVVPLVFLMVALANFYNPGIRSLPPTFSSIWLVLHISFYKIALGALIIALAFSIFYLLKARPTPPDWLKRLPDLEDLDLHAYRFAGFGFIFWAIGMLAGSIWAYRSWGRYWGWDPVETWSLMTWLIFGTYLHLRRFFRMSGRMAAWFFIFGFAVAVVAQFASSHMGTSIHSEYFQ from the coding sequence ATGGCTGACCAGGCATCGGTATACGTGGCAATGAACTGGCTGGCGGTCTGCTGCTACGTGGCGGCGACCGTCCTCAATGCAAGCGGCATCATCTTCCGGAAGGCCGTGGTGGAGCGCCGCAGCTACTGGCCCCTGTGGCTGGGGCTGGCCCTGCATTCGGCCTCACTGGTCTACTGGTGGCGGGTTGTCGGTCACGGCCCCTACATGGCCCCCAGCGAGGTGCTGCTGTCGGACGCATGGATCGCCATGGTGCTGTTCCTGGGCTTCCAGCGGGCTTTCCCGCGCATCCGGCCGGCCAGCCTCATTGTCGTGCCGCTGGTGTTCCTGATGGTGGCGTTGGCCAATTTCTACAACCCCGGCATCCGCTCGCTGCCGCCCACCTTCAGCAGCATCTGGCTCGTACTGCACATCTCGTTCTACAAAATCGCCCTCGGCGCCCTGATCATCGCCCTGGCCTTTTCCATTTTCTACCTGCTCAAGGCCCGGCCCACCCCTCCGGACTGGCTCAAGCGCCTGCCGGACCTGGAGGATCTCGACCTCCACGCCTACCGCTTTGCCGGCTTCGGCTTCATCTTCTGGGCGATCGGCATGCTGGCCGGGTCCATCTGGGCCTACCGGTCGTGGGGGCGGTACTGGGGGTGGGATCCGGTGGAGACGTGGTCACTCATGACCTGGCTGATCTTCGGGACCTATCTGCACCTGCGTCGGTTTTTCCGCATGAGCGGCCGGATGGCGGCCTGGTTTTTCATCTTCGGTTTTGCCGTGGCCGTGGTCGCCCAGTTCGCCTCGTCCCACATGGGGACCTCCATCCATTCCGAGTATTTTCAGTAG
- a CDS encoding multidrug transporter → MHKWLYLLVAIISEVAGTSALKSAEGFTRLWPSCVVVAGYASAFYFLSLTLKSIPVGIAYAIWSGLGTALVAVVAWAFMGQRLDLPAVFGILLIIAGVLVLNLCSTSATH, encoded by the coding sequence ATGCACAAATGGCTGTATCTGCTGGTGGCGATCATCAGTGAGGTTGCCGGGACATCCGCGCTCAAGTCGGCCGAAGGGTTCACCAGGCTCTGGCCGTCGTGCGTGGTTGTCGCGGGATATGCCTCTGCCTTCTACTTCCTGTCGCTCACGCTGAAATCAATCCCGGTCGGCATTGCCTATGCGATCTGGTCCGGCCTGGGAACGGCGCTGGTCGCTGTGGTTGCCTGGGCTTTCATGGGGCAGCGGCTCGATCTGCCGGCGGTCTTCGGCATTCTGCTGATCATTGCCGGCGTGCTGGTCCTCAATCTCTGCTCCACATCGGCGACGCACTGA
- a CDS encoding molecular chaperone, which yields MTWVILVLAGLLEVGWAIGLKFTEGFTRLWPTVLTVLAMVASFWLLEIAMRTLPVGTAYSVWVGVGAVGTVLLGIVLFGEPANPARLISVALIVAGIIGLKLSSPA from the coding sequence ATGACGTGGGTAATCCTTGTTCTCGCTGGGCTGCTGGAGGTGGGCTGGGCCATCGGGCTGAAATTCACGGAGGGGTTCACCCGGCTCTGGCCGACGGTGCTGACGGTGCTGGCAATGGTCGCCAGTTTCTGGCTGCTGGAAATCGCCATGAGGACGCTACCGGTGGGCACGGCGTACAGCGTCTGGGTGGGGGTGGGCGCCGTTGGCACCGTGCTCCTGGGGATCGTGCTGTTCGGGGAACCGGCCAACCCGGCCCGATTGATCAGTGTTGCACTGATCGTCGCCGGCATCATCGGGCTCAAGCTCTCTTCGCCGGCCTGA